The Benincasa hispida cultivar B227 chromosome 9, ASM972705v1, whole genome shotgun sequence genome has a segment encoding these proteins:
- the LOC120086314 gene encoding NDR1/HIN1-like protein 6 produces MPDAAPKPSVNGAAAAPPPATNGTIPPSSAKPQFRQQPYRPPPYRNHRNHHRSRRNLCCCFCFWTIIIVLGLILLAAIAGAALYVLYRPHRPQFTISSLRISNLNLTTNAESSASHLSSLFNLTLSSFNPNSHITFSYDPFTLSTFANSVLLANGSIPAFTSGTKNQTVFRALMSGAEDLDADSVTSLRSDLRKKGGTALTIEMDTKVKVKIGRVNSKKVGIRVSCEGIKGIPPKGKSPTVASVSDADCKVDLRIKIWIFTL; encoded by the coding sequence ATGCCCGACGCCGCTCCCAAACCCTCCGTCAATGGCGCCGCCGCCGCCCCACCTCCCGCCACCAACGGCACTATCCCTCCTTCCTCTGCCAAACCACAGTTCCGTCAACAGCCTTACCGTCCTCCTCCCTACCGGAACCATCGTAATCACCACCGAAGCCGTCGAAATCTCTGCTGCTGCTTCTGCTTTTGGACCATCATTATCGTTCTAGGGCTTATTCTTCTAGCCGCCATTGCTGGTGCCGCTCTTTACGTCTTGTACCGCCCTCACCGCCCTCAATTCACTATCTCCTCCCTTCGAATTTCCAATCTCAATCTCACTACCAACGCTGAATCCTCTGCCTCTCACCTCTCATCCCTattcaatctcactctctcatcCTTTAACCCTAATTCCCACATTACCTTCTCTTACGACCCTTTCACTCTCTCCACTTTCGCCAATTCTGTCCTCCTCGCCAATGGCTCGATCCCGGCTTTCACCAGCGGCACTAAGAACCAGACGGTTTTCCGAGCCTTAATGTCCGGCGCTGAAGATCTCGACGCGGATTCCGTTACGAGTCTCAGATCGGATCTGAGGAAGAAAGGGGGAACTGCTCTGACGATCGAGATGGATACGAAAGTGAAGGTGAAAATTGGCCGAGTGAATAGCAAAAAGGTCGGAATCAGAGTAAGCTGTGAGGGAATTAAAGGAATTCCGCCGAAGGGGAAGTCGCCGACGGTAGCCTCTGTTTCCGACGCCGATTGTAAGGTTGATCTCCGGATCAAGATCTGGATATTCACTCTCTAA